The genomic window CTTTGGGTCCAGGCGTTCCTTTGCCACCCTGAAGGCCACACAGCAAATGTTAGAGGTCATGAGTGAACATGAGATTGATTTTTATTGAACTTAAAGCAAGAAAACGTATATTTAGTCTGGATGTTACACTTTTATAACAGTACTAACTGGACCGAGACACAGTATCTGATCTCAAACTCTAAAACAGTAACAGCCTGATTTCTAAGTTTCAGGAAATTTAAAGATGACCTACCGGCTCACCAGCGTCTCCGCGAGGCCCAGGATAACCCTAAAAGAGACATAAATATTCAACATGTAAAATCATAAATGTATCATACATGACTTACAGACCATTAACTACTATCACTACACACCTGGAAACCAGGACAACCTGCAGTTCCATTTCCTGGGACACCATCTTCTccctgaaacaaagaaagagagacacttACAGATCCATTCGCACAGAGACACATATGCAAACCTCATGACAGGGCTTATGATGGATGACACACATATGTCCCCCTCTCTATCTCCCACACTCACCCTCCCCCCCATCTGGCCTCTGTCTCCCGGGGCTCCTTTGATTCCTCTCGGTCCTTTGGGTCCCTGGAAGACAAAAGGAAGGATTGGATTAGAAACATATGAAATGTTATAAGACGTGTTGTCAAGGCAGCATGTgtgcaagcgtgtgtgtgtttgtgtgtgtgtgtgtgtatagggggggaataaaaactttaaactgAATTCTACATGTTGCAAACTTACTTCGAATAATAATCCATTGCGTAACTATGTCGTTACAGGTCCTGGCTGATTAACCAGATTATGTGAGGGTGAGTTTCCATCACtttaaatatattgttataatgaatgcttatttttttattattcacagataatgatgataatgggATTTTGATTGTGACTCATTTTACGTTTATATGCACAATGGATCTAAATCCGTGGGGTACAGTGTCAAGTTGCTTTAGGCTTTACCGTTTCCAACCCCTTAAACGCCATAGTTTTATACATAACCATGACAGAAAAAGCACCAATCACAACttaaaacaaatgtgtcagtgtttccCCTACGTTCATTTTGCAGCATTATTGCCACTGCTGCTACATAATGAATCAGGTGTCTTTGTACCGTGCTGTGTTAGTCTGCTGCATGTCATCCCTGCTCACCCCCCACTGACCTGCACTCACCTTACACCTTAataataaacaccatcactaatcagaagttataTGGACACGTACAGTATTGAAGTTTACTTTacgtttgtttgatttgctcaaAAGCTTATAAGACACGTTTTTTTAACCCACTGACCATCATTTTGTGTGCACTCAGTTCACCTGCCACAAACAACATGAGAAGAGAGGTGACATGATCTGCAACATCATCGATTAATAACCAAATAAATGTGATGGGACGGACAGACATAATCCTACAGACAGGAGAAAAGTTCTTCCCACAGATAATGatgcagtgttttaacttcattgttaaGAAGAAGCGACGCCccatttatccaggaacataaatatgaattgagCTGGTTTTAATAAAGATAAGTTCAACGTGTGAGTGATAAGAAaacatcacaggagcagggtCACTTGATGACCGGCACTGAGTCAAAATCCTGGGGGAAACACTGTGTATTCAGTATTTTATGAGTTCTAACACTCAAATGTCTTGATTTGAAACATTATGTCCCTCTCTCTAAAATAgaattaacattattattaatgatataactaatacATTTAGGAGTAAATAAGAAAATGGTCTTTTGTATAGTGGTCTTATTTATGAAGAGTTTAATAATCCAACACTGAACTGCTTCATCAGGGCTGTTTGAATAACTGTGACCAGACAAGCCACCAATCATCAAATTCTAATTTTAATACTGCTAAATAATGGTTGGTGCATTGAGGCACTTTAAGTCAGATCacatcatttttcatgtttcatctcCACCAACTTGAAACACATGACCAACAGTCAgactaaaaacagaaatacaaaaacctGTCATGTAAATTAACTCAAATCTTTTCTAAATTTGTCAGATAATCTGTGGATTTTCAGAAATTATCAataatctgcatgtgtgtgctgttgGACTCACCTCAGGTCCAGGGGGGCCTTCATCTCCTCTGTAGCCAGGAGATCCAGCCCTGCCAGGATCACCCTGCAAAACAGTCATGACGTCAATTCAAGTTTCTTTATTGACTGAAAATGTGGTGGCTAAAATGTGATATTCTGAAGTGATTGATAACGTATTAAAGTATTATAGCAATCTTCCAGCTAAAGTTGTCGAATGTTGATGAagtaaaaagaaattcaaaataAGATCATAGAATGTCAGTGTATAACAGTGTTCTCAAAGTACTGCAACTAGTACTATGCTTAAGCTACTTATCAGCGGCTGCCAGGAGTTTTTCATCTCACACAGTTTGTAAAAGATGAAAGTGGAAACATGAGGTTTAACTGTTAGATGTGGAAGTAATCTCAGGAAAAAAGTAATTCAACATCCAAATGTGTCTGATGTACACAATATATCTTGTGAATTTGATGTATGATctgaagggggaaaaaaacaacaaaatgctgtttttttaaaatatagaaTTGCTCCCAAATCCTGACAACAGCTGGACCCAGCTGCTTCATGCAGCTCAGTCAGACAGTTACTCTTTGCACACTGCTGAAAAGGATCAAATCTCATGAATTTATTGATGGCTAAGGACAAAGTAAAGTTTGGGAGTTCTTGTGAgaactgtttttctgttttgtctgagGGTTAATgtttcttgtttcctgtttttggGCACACCCAGGCTAAATCACATCGGGACCTGTCTATGTCGTGGATGTACCGAGCTGTGCCTGTGTAACACAGGAAAAAATAACGTTTGCAATCATTTCAAAGAGACTTTGAAAAATGACTACAAAATTGCAATTAAGTGTAATAATTCAATGGCAGTAAAAGTATAATGACAGCAAATGATGTGCAGTTTATAAGTGCATGTGAGGATACAGTTTTTCCTGAGTGTATGAGGTCGGCCTAACAAGTCACTTATTCCATGTTTTCTGTACTATTCAGTTCTGATGAGGAACGGAGGCCCAGTCGAAAGCACAAAAGAGCCATTGAAACCACTGACATCACGGAGGTTACCACAACTAACGCTTGTaacgtattattattattacagcgCCCGGAGCCTTATTAAGAAAAAACGTACTGAGGCTTTGGCTGCAGCGAATGGAGAGAATAACTGAGTCAGAGGGGAAAGAGTGAGTGTCGATGTtcccaggaaaagaaaaaaaaatatgagaatgagagaggagaggggagctGGAGGATTTGGGAGTGGGCAGCATTCTGGGGCATGGGCCAGGATCATGTCTGCTCACTGTGCTACCCCTCAACATGAATTATGGATGCAGCGTGCTcacatgtgcacgcacacaagAAAGCATGTGCACGTTCCCTCTGTGACTGGAAAAAAGGGATGCTGCCAGAGAGAAAAGTGGGTGGTTCATTTTTATGGCTGTGCCGCCTCTTGAAACTCAGGCTAGTGACCAAACACAGCCTGTAGCTCCTGTTTGTACctattttaatttctgtgaattatattcaaatgtgtgtgtgtatgtcttacGGGGTCTCCGTTGGGGCCAGTTGAGccctccctcccctgctctCCACGGGGTCCTGGCTCCCCCTGGAAAGAAGAACACCAAAGGTTTAAGGCAACATAAAGCCCAACAACAgacagagcagcacagacaaAGCTGAGTAAGAACAGAGACTAAGAACAATCGTATGGGTTCTATTAAGGACAGTGTGGTTGCAGTCTACTCAATACGAGTGCCAAACTGCATTTCCCATGAATTTCTAAGGAAGGGATACAGAAATTAGAAAGACCACATCCCTCCTTATGATCATCCGTATCATCACTCACCACTTCTCCCCTCCGCCCTCTGTTTCCACGGGAACCTTGCTCCCCCTTCTCTCCAACTTGTCCCTATAgacattttaaagatgttaatGTATACTTTGGCAGctctcagaaacaaacagactaATTTAAAGTCAATGTTAATCAATATCACTTACTCTCTCGCCGCGAGGTCCATCCGGTCCAGGCGAGCCCTGAAACACACATTGCAAGATATTAGACAGGTCGTGAAAGGTCAAAAGGTTGATATTTATTTAAGGTTGTCAAGTAGAATTATTACTTACATCATCACCACGCTCTCCTTTGTCACCATCAGCTCCGCGAGGGCCCGGTTCACCCTGTCACAAAACAGATATACACGAGTCATATCTCTACTCTGCCGCCTGTCATTTTCCTCTATTTATCTTTGCACTGATTTACCCCAGGTCCCATAGGTCCATAGTTTCCAGGCCTTCCTGGTTCGCCGTCTTTTCCACCATCTccctaaaataaacacaatatgtCTGATCACAGACCACAAAAGGCCAAATCTGACAGTCATTGACAGCACAAGGATTTCCTATATCTTACTTTTGCTCCTTTCTGTCCGTAAGGACCGGGGTCTCCCTTTGGTCCTTGGTCTCCCTGCAGACCCTGcaaacatgaaacacagagagagcttCGGTGCATGATCGCAACCAGCTGAGTCCCAACACTCCATCTCAGAGGTTGCTGCGTATGTACTCtcatgtatgtgagtgtgtttgtttacagtgtgaCTATATGGCTTCATTTAAACAACCTGACAGCAGAGTATGTAAACGCAATGGTGATTAAAGAGCCAGTGGCCTCAGTCTGTCTGCTTCACCGACAGCAACGTTCGTAAACACGGAACTTTGGCTAATGGCTAATGCGTAAACAATGAAGCTGAGCCCTGGGCAGATACAGAAGTGACTCGTCtgagtgtgttaatgtgttcaagagagaaatgaggacacaaaaatagaaatgtagagtgtgtgtttgtttcctaaCATCTACAGCTCTGATTGAATGTCCTTAAACCTGATGTCAATGTGTGTAAACATCTAATGACTGGTTTCCATCTGGTTGTGAATCATACTGTTGACACTGTGTGAAGGTGTGAGCATCACTCCTGTCGCAGCCAAAATGCAAGGCCATAGAAGTGGGATTATCCTCAGTTTGAGATGCACGACTCACGTCTGATCCGGGAGATCCTTTACAGCCGGCGAGACCAGGGAAACCAGCTTCACCCTGAAGGCgaaaatcacagaaacatggaAGATAATGAAACTCATTAACTTTATcaaagaaagagcaaaagctGCGCTTATCAGATGTTGGGGTTTGTAACTCACCTTGCGTCCATCAACTCCATCATTTCCGCTTTGACCTTTCTCTCCCTGAGAAGAAGAATCAAATACAGAAGTAGAATTAACAAGGATAAAGTgatggaagaagaaataaaccaTTAAATTGAAAAAGAGTGTCGATCTGGGGATCCGCCGATCAAGAAGAGCTCACCTTGTAGCCTTTGTGTCCTCTATCACCCTGCACCAAACACAGACCACATTAGTGAGTCAGGAATCATACAGGACCCAACATTTACAGAATCCTTTTTTAAGagtaaacatttgtttttcatgtgttcatACCTTCTCTCCTCTGGAACCGCGGTCTCCCTGgtaacagaaatacacacattatTACCATCATCAGTATAAACAGCATGGTGGTCACTGATAAGGTGAGTATAGAGTCAGTGATCAGTGACTTAAATCAATATGACTCCTAAATGTCTAGGTCATAAATATGTGAAGCAAAAGAAATTGTGGCACAGTGGAGGATTTAGACGTGGGCAGATGCCCAGAATGGCATCTTGCCAGGGATGGCGGCAAGTGCTTATATTCACCCTGATGGTTTTCTATTTATCTATGTAAGGTCACCTTTTGGGTCAATATAATTTTTTGGAGTTGGCACCCTAGTTCCAGTTGTGACCTTGGGgagatagggagggagggagtgtgtgtaGGGTTCGCACCAAATCTTTCCACTGAAAACCTGAAGTAGGGGGGACCAGGGGAATCTAGCACATTTTGTTCAGTAGCCTTCTGAAGCAATACGTAAAATCACACGACAAAATCCTGCCATATAAACCACAATTCATTCATGATATTGTAAATATGTAGTTATATTGACACATTGTTGTATCATTTCTGGGTCATGGGGGTTGGGTAATCAGCAATATACTATAATTTGTGAAAATTCTTCACACTTAATATAAAGGGGATTTGCCCAGATCACCATACAAGCGAGAACCACCACTGTCTTTTTTAATACTTGGCGACTAACAAGAAAGCTATCAAAAATCTGTATGGTGAATTTGACCGTTATTTTAAGACTACAATATGAACCATATGAAACCCCCAAAAAGACTGTCTGTATTCATTTACATGTTACATCAAAGACACTGTTCCCCTGCAAGTTAAGTGTCGACCAGGTAAGCCCATTCATCTGGCTGGATGAATTCAGTGTGGTATCTCCATTAAACCCTACTGTGACATGAGGGAATGATCTTGTATCATCTGTTACCCACAGCTCCATGATAGGTGCAACTGCTAAGTCTCATTAGCACACAATGATTCATTCATGATTCCCTTCTTTCAGATATGTACCCAATGTTGTGTTAGTGGTAGAGCTGCACATTACCTTCATTCCATTGTAACCGACAGGACCAGGATCTCCGGTGTTACCCTGTAACACAGCAGAAGAGTTCATCATTATCATGAGGTGGTGCTCCGTGATAAATACGAGCAAATATGCTGATAGTTGTGTATTTCTTCGTGTTAGTGTTGTGTATGAGGATGATTGTGGAAATCACTTACATCAGCACCACTATCTCCTTTCTCTCCGGGCATTCCTGGTCTACCTGTCTCTCCCttttgagaagaaaaagaaacatgagtTCATTAGTTCAGTTTTCAATATTTACCCATGCAACTGAATGCACTGACTGTATTGAGGTTCTGACATAAAATGCATTCATATGATAATCACACCTTTGCGCCAGGCTCTCCGACTTGTCCTTTAGGCCCATCTGGAGCCTGCATACAAAACAGCATAAACACAAGCAATGACCCGATTGCTGACAAATTGAATCCAAGAATGGTTTGAACTGGCAGAGATGTAATCATACTTACATTGCAGTCAAAAGAGCAACACtagaaaagaaatatataaaagaaagaTTATTAACACAGAAAATTGTCTTCATCAAATCAAAGAAGGAAACATGATACGATCCTGTGTTTTCCGAGATGGTCTCAAAGAGAAAGACTTAAATAATAACAGTGGAGTCTGAACTTAACAGCATGAAGTACAATTGAttcaacatttttcatatttaactTCTAACTGTGAGTACTTCTAAGTGATTTCATTGGAGATTGTGATGCAGCAAAAATCCTGAACATCGCAGAACTCTTAATTTGTTTATGTGATAATTTCAGCTTCCTGTGCCTGTCCTGAGTGTCCCCTACCTGTTTGATGAGAATGAGGGAGTTTAGCTccatcagaaaaagaaacatcacatttcTAATGTTCACACAATTACTGTggattttactttaaattcacCAACAGACATGAAAATATTTCCTTAGAAACACATGTGAAAATCACATACCACATCCTTTGTCTGGTTTGTctgaaaagaaggaaagaaaacaaaggttgatttaaaattaaagtaaatgaattTCTGTCCACAAAAGAGAAGAGCAGAGACGATACATACGATCATATCGATGATGGTTCGGATGGCTTCCAGCTTGTTGGCTTTGGTGTTGTCTGCAGCGGTGAAGTTCTGTCTGTAGTTCTGGTCTGTGGCGATGATCGACAGCCTGGTCTCCTGGTAGAGCGCAAAACATACATACTACATCAGCTACTGGCCTGAAAGTAGCACCTACAcccacatatttatattttcggATTGTTAAAACTGATCTCTAAAAGCTTTATACTGTGACCGCTTTCTTTGTAGGATCTCACTTAGCTTCAgctaatgttttcactagtccTCTTGGTATTAGATATAACTGACTATCTACAGTTAGATTTCCATGTAGAACATGAAGAACAATGATTGTTTAGTTACTATCTGAGCATCACACAAAAAATTTGGGTCACCTCCGTTTTTCCTCAGTTCCGACAGTGTCAACaattaataaatgtgttgaaataTTGTATTATTTCCAATGACTGTAAAATGCTTGAATCTTTCAATTAAGCTTTATTTTGGAAGGTTAGGGTATTTAATTTTTTACCTCCCCTCACTTTACACTACACTGCACTTCACTTTACTCAATTTATTTAATGTCACAACACTTCACTTTACATAACTACACTtcactttactttatttatttaatgtcacaTCACTAcacttcatttcactttcatttatttaatgtcacatcacttcacttcatttatttaatgtcacATCACTACACTTTACATAACTACACTtcacttcatttatttaatttcacatcacttcacttcactttaacCAATGTATCTAATTCCACCTCACTTTACCTCACACAACTGCATTTCACTGCAATTGACTTAAATTACTTCATTTAAtatcacttcacttcactcttCACTCTCTAAACTTTACATAACTACATTTCACTTTATCTAATGTCACCTCACTACACATGACTGTACTCCACTGTATGTGATTCACTTCTCTTCATTCTAAATTGCCTTAAGTCATTTTAAGTCCATTCACTTTGACCTCACACCATTTCACTACCAGAGTTTTGATTACAGGGTGGTAACGAGGCTCAGTTCAGTGTCAGCAGCActaaatacagacacacagattgTTAGATGCATTTCAAGGTTAAATTAATTTCTGTGGAAAAATCCATTTAAAAGTTGGCTGAAGCAAATATGAGGTGTCAGGGAGTTATTtgaaatgtctttgtgtttctgaaatttgaaatgtatttctaCACTGGACTTTGTACAAGATCTTTTTACATTCTAGTTAAATGTGTCGATCTTAAAAAGCTCCTAATAACTTCATATGTCAAGTTTGATTCATTTGATTGCAACCAGAAAAGGCCTTCAACTGTCATTAAATTCTGATTCAAATTTTATGAATTTCTGATTGATGCATGAAAGTACGTGACATCCCCTTTACCTTGTCAACAGAAAAACTACAACAGAAATCTTTCTGCAAAATAATCAAAACTGTTCTGACTTTGgcagaaaacagtgaaatactCATATTCAGAAAGTGATTGAGAAAAAGGGTTTTCTTaacctttatatatatatcggGACTGTGCGTGGAGTTGTATTGGTAAATCTAAAGTTAGGGGCCAAGGGCATGTGGGTTCTCACGAGGGTAGAAGCAAAGGTGAGTGTTTTGTACCTGCTGGTCAGGTGAGATGGCGACAGCGAACACTTTGACTCCATGTTGCTTGGCTTCATTAGCGGCCTCCTGCACACCTCCACACGGCTCTTTGTACCCAGTGATGGGATGACCATCAGTCACCACCACAATGTACTTGTTCTCTTGGTAGTGGGAGCCTCTGCATGCAggtacatacacaaacacacacttgacaaTGACATCACTGCTTTCATCACTTAATCTGCCAAAATGTACcagtttgtgttattattaccCAATTAGCAGCTCAGCAAGGCCCCTCTTGATGGCACAGTCGGTGTATGTGCCCTTGCCGATGTAGTTGATGCCGTTGACGGCAGTCTTCAAGGCCTCACGATCCGTGGCCATGTCACTCAGCTCTCGCACCATGATGACTTCGTCACTGTAGTGCAGTGCTCCTGAGTTCCACGTCAGGATGCGATCACATTGGTGGCGCCTGGACACATAGAAGTATTAATACAgtcaacacattaacacaacatTACTATGCAACATGGTACTGTTTTGAGGTACTTGTAATGTCAAAGGCAGATACTAATAAATACACTTTCACTCCAGTACAATTATCTGGCAACTGAAGTTACTAAATAATTTGAAAATTAGGGTTTTACATTTAAACCTTTGCTCTGTTGCTGCACAGGGAGTACCTTCACTTTGGTACATTAGCATTTTGCTGATGATATTTGTAATTGTAATTAACTTCACACCAGGCtggaaaacactgtttaaagaaCAGTCAGCATCAGTGAGGGGTGTGGTCAGTGATGTGCAGTATTGAGTCTGTGTCCCAGTGTCCCAGAATGCACCTGGACTTCAGGACTGGGGGTTTTAAGTTATTATTTGACTAATTGATTAAATAATTGTGGACTTTGCAATGGAGTAGCTTTGGGTTGGGTTTCTGCAATCAACCTTGATTAAGGTTATGGTTGTTATGCCAATGAGAATCTTCATAtggatagaagtacaaacgtgtgtgtgtgtgtgtgtgtgtgtgtatttgtcttaCATGTCCTTGAGTTCGTCTATGAAGAGCTTGGTGAAGTCTTTGATCTGGTTGATATAACGGCTGGGAGGTTTCTGTCTGAGGGCGACACTCTCAGACGTGTCCAACACGAAGTAAAGATCCACAGGACACTCTGctcacagaggaaacaaagatgGTTGTCAACAACAACTAttctattaataataataattcattcatccatttaaaTCTCTTATCTCTTCAAGAACCGGTGAATCCAAAATGCATGCACATCCATCTACCCATCAACTCAAGTGACGTCAGCATGGACGTCACTGCTGCAGTAATGAAGGCCTACAGGTCTACGGCACCCAACTGTCACAGTGGGTGTCATAGGTTCGCTCTACCTGATCCATCCTCACACAGGTAGGTTTATGACTGCACACTGTTGGTCTGCATATCCACTGGAACTATAACAGCACCTTGGTGGAGATGCATGTCTGCAATTTCATAACATGCTTTGATTCTTCTCCACATGAATCAGTTTGGCATCCACACCTCTGTATGTTCTTCTGCATCTCACCCAGAGACTATTCCACAATGCTCAGGTCCAAAAGAGAACCCCAGGACAGACCCAGGGCCTGCTCAGTGTGGGCTAGGCTACTGTCATCATCACATCTTACTTTTTCTTATTGCTGcgtctctgctgctgatttgaagggaaaaaaactCCCCAACTATGCAACCCAAAGGCAACGAACATCTGGATGAGCTCTTGCAACAAACATCAGTAGTATCAAGAACAGAGATCACTTCACAAGCAAATTGTGTCATAAACAACATATActagaaattatgttttaaagGTACAATAATGGTTCAGCAAACTTACCCGCAAGCCTGCTTCTTTGGTTATTAATCTGCGCTCCAGCCAGGAGGACGCTCAGCAGCGCCAGGAGCCCCCTGAGAGTCTCCATGATCAAACTGcgattaaaaatgaaaactcaacGATACACGACAGAACCACCCAGTACCcccaaacaacacaaacacaccggaCCCCCCAAAAGTCCGTTTCTTCTTAAAGAAAACCAAATCAACGAAAACTTTTTAGTGATTCCAGCGCCTCCGTCGCAGTTTCTCCGAGGCGAGACCCAGAGCGCGCAGAGGAGGACCAGAGCGCACGGtgctgagggagggagggagggagggaggaggaggaggaaggagaggaagtttttttctttctcttggaTGGTGAGCAGGAATACTACACGAGAGCGCGCACGGACCTGGAGTTTACACAAAATCCAAGATATGTCTGCTTCCTTAAAAGGGCTCCACACGGGACAGGAACAGTGGATCCACAGGAATAAACAAGTCTGAGTGTAAATGAGGCCCCAACACGCACAgatgatgtttgtttctttgcagcAAAAGTGACCTCGACtgtgttttaataattttaGAAAATGTCTGCAGAAACCAGAGAAAAGGCTACTTGTTTGTCATTTCACAGTTTCCATGTAGATAATTAAGCAGTGAAACCCCGAATAGATGCACATTGGAGTAATTTCATCAGGCCTAATGAAAAGCAGCTGAAGAACATCTTAGATCTTTCTTTGTGTAAAACTCCCCATTCTGTGGAATTTCAATACATCTGGATCACTTCAGTGTCCAGACCTGAACATaaaagaggaggggaagggaggaAGAATGGGACGTGGAGGGGGTCTCCACTCCCcgctcctctgaagcaggaagAGACACAGTGCCATCTACTGCTCCCTGTGTGTAGCTCTTGGCGAGGCCTTTGGAAAAAGCAGTTTTTAGGGGGTTTGTGTGAGGCTGGGAGGTGCAGTATTCATTTGGCAAAGTGTAGATGGGGGTGGATGTTCCTGCAAGCTGCTGTGGACATGCATGTGCTCCGGGTTCTAGGGAAGCTCTGGGCCTGGACTCAGAGTTTCCAATGAGATCACTGTTTCAGTgttggagagagggagaagaggaaaggaggagggatgaggagggggTACATCTGGTAATGATCTTTGTTTATTAGCAGGCTCTCATAGTAAATCTGTTGGCTTTTTGGTGCTGTGCGGGTGTGTTAAATCTAGATGCATGCATTCTGTGAGATGTCCCAATAACAAACATATTACTCCATACTCCATTAAAGTCATGTGGGATTCATAGGAGAAGCAGCTGGGGGTGTTTTCAGGTTCCACACTAGGTTTTACTGCAGTGCTCTTTTTACAGTCTTCACACTGGCAGGTGGGATTGAGCTCAGTCTGTTAGATTCTTTCAGCCttaggagacacacacacaggtcatgtCCTTGATAATTTAAAACAGAGTTTTACGACAAGAGAAAAGCAGTAACACATTCT from Paralichthys olivaceus isolate ysfri-2021 chromosome 16, ASM2471397v2, whole genome shotgun sequence includes these protein-coding regions:
- the col6a1 gene encoding collagen alpha-1(VI) chain, translated to METLRGLLALLSVLLAGAQINNQRSRLAECPVDLYFVLDTSESVALRQKPPSRYINQIKDFTKLFIDELKDMRHQCDRILTWNSGALHYSDEVIMVRELSDMATDREALKTAVNGINYIGKGTYTDCAIKRGLAELLIGGSHYQENKYIVVVTDGHPITGYKEPCGGVQEAANEAKQHGVKVFAVAISPDQQETRLSIIATDQNYRQNFTAADNTKANKLEAIRTIIDMITNQTKDVCCSFDCNAPDGPKGQVGEPGAKGETGRPGMPGEKGDSGADGNTGDPGPVGYNGMKGDRGSRGEKGDRGHKGYKGEKGQSGNDGVDGRKGEAGFPGLAGCKGSPGSDGLQGDQGPKGDPGPYGQKGAKGDGGKDGEPGRPGNYGPMGPGGEPGPRGADGDKGERGDDGSPGPDGPRGERGQVGEKGEQGSRGNRGRRGEVGEPGPRGEQGREGSTGPNGDPGDPGRAGSPGYRGDEGPPGPEGPKGPRGIKGAPGDRGQMGGRGEDGVPGNGTAGCPGFQGYPGPRGDAGEPGGKGTPGPKGDDGEPGDPGPDNNKPGLPGPKGAKGHRGPEGNPGPSGPPGPPGTDECEILDIIMKLCSCCECKCAPLDLAFIVDSSESIGLTNFGLAKDFIITVIDRLVKDQQVKFTGNESRVSVVQYSGAQAQEVVQLDSTLNLTEFKRKVRGLNWLAEATYTGEALDYALDNTIKLMRQENRVVLVLTDGRSDIIRDKVPLNVLCGKNIRVGGLGVKDYSGRQPNQEQLDDVVCKSDPKPGFSFVLDNFAELLDDTFLQNLTSRICQDKRCPDYKCPITFNQGADILVMMDSSASVGQKNFETSKTFVRRLADRFLTAKRSPGATVRVGVAQYSRSARMEQPLTTNLTLLSHQVEEATYQNDGTDVLQAMEFAVSSLRGRGDASGGIKKLLLFSDGRSQAVTEPVLEKRVREVADAGVELFVIAVGSQVNEVNLRTLASRGRLDDISYAQRHMIRVADYPSLLRGVFAQTVSRRVSMP